Proteins co-encoded in one Chitinophagales bacterium genomic window:
- a CDS encoding T9SS type A sorting domain-containing protein — protein sequence MIKQLLIFSTILLFSIGVSAQEKLMPLPFNNSYPSNSLEKGFQFDYDFVCNPEQRVSLQVTAFTKPDCGAQDGNGSVTLRVINGPVNSAYNFTYQTVNNETVTQSSNSNTFTFSNLSAGPYIFTVTGVEIADKLELWYPLDNVNTQPIPAIQGNFVKRDVFCDNLGSIGFSFDITDRALPIFRWFDGARMGTLSSQNLRVDLPPTLYYFRDTTSKSECHAYRIFEIGREATIDTLPFVEDFSTSLLYPDLAAWEDDFVFVNQTMAYQPLSIGVATFDGFNQFGQPYAPIPIEEGVGLIDGTADVLTSRPVCYNRMDEYGMVTSVFGTNDNEVFLRFQYQPQGLGDYPNSRDSLRLEFLGDDDNWYQVWKLKGPAKNEPFYPFKPVSVDVKNLGDRTALRVETHLAVRDDESQPYRDSSYVKLDTIAGVNFIFDGFQFRFSNKATISGFNDHWNIDYIEFDTKALGTIDDLTPIGSIPSLLNDYQAMPWTHFTNNVESSLKENLFIPLRNNSTVNEIGKTGKFTVLDVCTIDTLYSVENPTVVLSSRIILEPIDAGGTTARLFTSIDTDISDKLNTALDRDSVVFEVIYQLIDDKDQNQDNNLLYGYQKFFNYYAYDDGTAEVAYGLEGSESQLAMAFNVLEDDVLQAIQINFVNMNSNDEKNSLSLMVWDSIGVGSNKSNLIYSEEIDLSPQYVSQRNGFYTYVLENPLPVSAGTIYIGYEQDLKTQLNLGFDRNHDASSHTFFNSTSIWTPSILNGSVMMRPVFGKPFNEQDVNVGIEEENVLTEKVVLYPNPSNDRIYFQVKGNQSIQWVHIFDFSGRVIAEEYLENGGVDIRDLPNGLYLVKTYDADLQEMSMHKLLKQ from the coding sequence ATGATAAAGCAACTATTGATATTTTCCACCATTTTATTGTTTAGCATTGGCGTTTCTGCACAAGAAAAACTAATGCCTTTACCATTCAACAATAGTTATCCATCAAATAGTCTTGAAAAAGGGTTTCAGTTTGATTACGATTTTGTGTGTAATCCCGAACAACGAGTGAGTTTGCAGGTAACAGCATTTACGAAACCCGATTGCGGAGCGCAAGACGGCAATGGGTCGGTTACCTTGCGAGTTATCAATGGACCTGTTAATAGTGCATATAATTTCACTTATCAAACTGTTAATAACGAAACGGTTACTCAATCTTCAAACAGCAATACCTTTACTTTTTCTAACCTTTCGGCTGGCCCATACATTTTTACGGTTACTGGAGTTGAGATTGCGGATAAATTAGAATTGTGGTATCCATTGGACAATGTGAATACACAACCTATTCCTGCTATTCAGGGTAATTTTGTGAAGCGGGATGTTTTTTGTGATAATCTGGGTTCAATTGGTTTTTCATTTGACATTACCGACCGTGCTTTGCCTATTTTTAGATGGTTTGATGGGGCGAGAATGGGGACTCTATCTTCTCAAAATTTGCGGGTGGACTTGCCTCCAACATTGTATTATTTCCGAGATACGACCTCCAAAAGTGAATGTCACGCCTACCGAATATTTGAGATAGGAAGGGAGGCAACGATTGATACACTACCTTTTGTAGAAGATTTTTCGACTTCACTGTTGTATCCAGATTTGGCTGCTTGGGAAGATGATTTTGTGTTTGTAAACCAGACAATGGCCTATCAACCTTTGTCCATTGGAGTGGCTACCTTTGATGGTTTCAATCAGTTTGGACAACCTTATGCACCTATTCCGATTGAAGAAGGCGTTGGTTTGATTGATGGTACTGCCGATGTATTGACGAGCCGTCCTGTGTGCTACAATCGGATGGATGAATATGGAATGGTTACATCGGTTTTTGGTACGAATGACAATGAAGTGTTTCTGCGCTTTCAGTACCAGCCACAGGGGCTGGGGGATTATCCGAACAGCCGAGATAGCTTGAGGTTGGAGTTTTTGGGTGATGATGACAATTGGTACCAAGTTTGGAAGCTGAAAGGTCCTGCCAAAAATGAGCCGTTTTACCCTTTCAAGCCTGTGAGTGTGGATGTGAAAAACTTAGGTGATAGAACTGCTCTTCGTGTGGAAACGCACCTAGCCGTAAGGGATGATGAGAGTCAACCTTACCGTGATAGTTCTTATGTCAAATTAGATACCATTGCAGGGGTGAATTTTATTTTTGATGGTTTTCAGTTTCGCTTTAGCAACAAAGCAACGATTTCTGGCTTCAATGACCATTGGAACATAGACTATATTGAGTTTGATACAAAAGCTTTGGGAACTATTGACGACCTTACTCCTATTGGGTCGATTCCTTCTCTGTTGAATGATTATCAAGCGATGCCGTGGACACATTTTACTAACAATGTAGAATCATCTTTAAAAGAAAACTTATTCATACCTCTTAGAAATAATAGTACAGTAAATGAGATTGGAAAAACCGGAAAATTTACTGTGTTAGATGTATGTACAATTGATACATTGTATTCTGTTGAAAATCCTACTGTTGTGCTTTCGTCAAGGATAATTTTAGAGCCAATAGATGCAGGAGGAACGACTGCCCGTTTGTTTACAAGTATAGATACAGATATTAGTGATAAATTAAATACTGCTTTAGATAGAGATAGTGTAGTATTTGAGGTTATCTATCAACTTATTGACGATAAAGATCAGAACCAAGATAACAACCTACTCTATGGCTATCAAAAATTCTTCAATTACTACGCCTATGATGATGGAACTGCAGAAGTAGCCTATGGATTGGAAGGTTCGGAGTCTCAGTTGGCGATGGCTTTCAATGTATTGGAAGACGATGTTTTGCAGGCTATTCAAATCAATTTTGTCAATATGAACTCCAATGACGAAAAAAATTCACTTTCCCTAATGGTTTGGGATAGCATCGGTGTAGGAAGTAATAAATCCAACTTGATTTATTCAGAAGAAATTGATCTCAGTCCACAGTATGTTTCGCAGCGAAATGGTTTTTATACCTATGTTTTAGAAAACCCATTGCCTGTGAGTGCGGGTACAATTTATATCGGATATGAGCAAGACCTAAAAACGCAACTCAACTTGGGGTTTGACAGAAATCACGATGCAAGTAGTCATACTTTCTTTAATTCAACGAGTATATGGACACCTTCAATTTTGAATGGTTCGGTGATGATGCGGCCTGTATTTGGTAAACCTTTCAATGAACAAGATGTCAATGTGGGCATTGAAGAAGAAAACGTTTTGACCGAAAAAGTGGTGTTGTATCCCAATCCTTCAAATGACCGTATTTATTTCCAAGTGAAAGGTAATCAGTCTATTCAGTGGGTGCATATTTTTGATTTTTCGGGTAGGGTCATTGCAGAAGAATACCTCGAAAATGGAGGAGTCGATATTCGAGATTTGCCAAATGGTTTGTATTTGGTGAAAACCTACGATGCCGATTTGCAGGAAATGAGTATGCACAAGTTGTTGAAACAGTGA
- a CDS encoding rhodanese-like domain-containing protein: MQDITVEELKSRMDKEENLFVIDVREPYEYEEYNIGAELIPLGALMNSIDDLEDYKNEEIVVHCRSGARSGQAKEMLKAVGFTKVRNLLGGMLKWQELYG, from the coding sequence ATGCAAGATATTACTGTTGAAGAGTTAAAAAGCCGAATGGACAAGGAAGAAAACCTTTTTGTGATTGATGTTCGAGAGCCGTATGAGTATGAAGAATACAATATTGGTGCAGAACTGATTCCTTTGGGTGCCTTGATGAATTCGATTGACGATTTGGAGGATTACAAAAACGAAGAAATCGTAGTGCATTGCCGTTCAGGTGCAAGAAGTGGACAGGCGAAAGAAATGCTCAAAGCGGTTGGTTTTACCAAAGTTCGCAATTTGTTGGGGGGAATGTTGAAGTGGCAAGAATTGTATGGCTAA
- a CDS encoding caspase family protein — protein sequence MKKIFALFFLTWASFMPYNLLSQTLQQQLWQKNYTHKKAQKVNDLIQTADGNFVMAGSMMGRTSEYDLWLAKVDNKGTLLWEKTHGKNGEEVANAIIETKEGGLIAVGHQANFWLETTQLWIIKTDANGNLLWEKTYQLGLADNRGMDIIQTSDGGFAITGATIPNGKFLADLWLLKTDASGNLEWQQTFDGGSRDEGYSLVQTENGDFVIGGITTSPLSNLDAVCLIRANNRGQIIWDKNFHTFNSSAAMDLVATEDKGFAMVGWGQDAQNSFDVLLVKTDANGQIQWQKNYGGVAGESANALLAHHNGHFIIAGHTASKGAGNRDIWLLEIGKNGELLNDKVYGGVQSDEANTLCSTQDGGFAVAGFQNQNYFMNEKSDAWMAVFAGKEPSKNTFQNPYVAQNPVSKTENKVSPKTTSNSSNNNNTAPITSKTNSTSSSIQIFWQQPDPIDFHNSMMNTDKDRLNIRLKAISSLVLKASDFEVFVNEKKYSASKFDEVQLVSHQNQFTYQNSLQLQSGENRIEVKVKKEGNTVSSEVFKVFYSAEKPNLHIITIGTSPVNLQFTQKDAQDFAEAFKNQEGKLYGKVNTTSLLGKNATKTKIEGLLEAYQYTHTVGGRDVVILFMSSHGYVYQDDFYLQADNYDPIRKKTTSIAYNDLAESLKSIPGKKIVFIDACHSGGAKAQISAINQAIHQHRLTKEGISVITSSQEDQTSYEDTAWQNGAFTEGILQALDGKADKDRNGILTIEELYQYLQKAVPDMVKQRKNQLQMPFMTNTELGDLPIYVID from the coding sequence ATGAAGAAGATATTTGCATTGTTTTTCCTCACTTGGGCATCCTTCATGCCCTACAACTTACTTTCCCAAACATTGCAGCAACAGCTGTGGCAAAAAAATTATACCCACAAAAAGGCACAGAAAGTCAATGACCTTATACAAACCGCAGACGGCAATTTTGTGATGGCTGGCTCAATGATGGGGCGCACGAGCGAATATGATCTTTGGCTCGCTAAGGTTGATAATAAAGGAACTTTACTTTGGGAAAAAACACACGGCAAAAATGGTGAAGAGGTGGCCAATGCCATCATCGAAACCAAAGAAGGAGGGCTGATAGCAGTGGGGCATCAAGCCAATTTTTGGTTGGAAACCACACAGTTGTGGATTATCAAAACCGATGCAAATGGAAATTTACTTTGGGAGAAAACCTATCAATTGGGTTTGGCTGATAACAGAGGTATGGACATCATTCAGACTTCTGATGGTGGTTTTGCGATTACAGGAGCAACAATCCCTAATGGAAAATTCTTGGCAGATTTATGGCTGCTCAAAACCGATGCGAGCGGTAATCTAGAATGGCAACAAACTTTTGACGGTGGTTCGAGAGATGAAGGATATTCTTTGGTACAAACCGAAAACGGCGATTTTGTGATTGGAGGAATTACCACTTCTCCTCTATCTAATTTAGATGCAGTTTGTTTGATTCGGGCAAATAATCGTGGACAAATTATTTGGGACAAAAATTTCCATACCTTCAATTCGAGTGCAGCTATGGATTTGGTAGCCACCGAAGACAAGGGTTTTGCGATGGTAGGATGGGGACAAGATGCTCAAAATTCCTTTGATGTGCTGCTTGTTAAAACCGATGCAAATGGTCAAATTCAGTGGCAAAAAAATTATGGTGGAGTTGCTGGAGAAAGTGCAAATGCGCTGTTGGCTCACCACAATGGTCATTTTATCATTGCAGGTCATACGGCTTCAAAAGGTGCTGGTAATAGAGATATATGGTTGTTGGAGATTGGAAAAAATGGAGAATTACTAAATGATAAGGTGTATGGAGGTGTTCAATCGGATGAAGCCAATACACTTTGTTCTACACAAGACGGTGGTTTTGCAGTAGCAGGTTTTCAAAATCAAAACTACTTCATGAACGAAAAAAGCGATGCTTGGATGGCTGTTTTTGCAGGAAAGGAACCTTCAAAAAATACCTTTCAAAATCCTTATGTTGCACAAAATCCTGTAAGCAAAACAGAAAATAAAGTTTCGCCCAAAACTACTTCTAACTCATCAAACAATAACAATACAGCACCAATTACTTCAAAGACCAATTCAACCTCCTCCTCTATCCAGATTTTTTGGCAACAGCCTGACCCCATAGATTTTCACAATTCCATGATGAACACCGACAAAGACCGCTTGAACATTCGGCTCAAGGCGATATCATCTCTTGTGTTGAAAGCCAGCGATTTTGAAGTTTTTGTCAATGAGAAAAAGTACTCAGCCTCCAAATTTGATGAAGTTCAACTCGTTTCACATCAAAACCAGTTCACCTATCAAAACAGTCTGCAACTGCAATCAGGTGAAAACCGCATTGAAGTGAAGGTAAAAAAAGAAGGAAATACGGTCAGCTCCGAAGTCTTTAAGGTTTTTTATTCTGCCGAAAAACCCAATTTACACATTATTACCATCGGCACAAGCCCTGTCAATCTTCAATTTACACAAAAAGATGCACAGGATTTTGCGGAAGCCTTCAAAAATCAAGAAGGAAAATTATACGGCAAAGTAAACACAACTTCACTATTGGGAAAAAATGCCACAAAAACCAAAATAGAAGGATTATTAGAAGCGTATCAATATACACATACAGTTGGCGGGAGAGATGTTGTGATTCTTTTTATGTCTTCTCATGGTTATGTTTACCAAGATGATTTCTACCTACAAGCCGATAATTATGATCCTATTCGCAAAAAAACAACTTCGATAGCCTACAACGATTTGGCAGAAAGTTTGAAGTCTATCCCCGGCAAAAAAATAGTGTTTATTGATGCATGTCACAGCGGAGGAGCGAAGGCACAAATAAGTGCCATCAACCAAGCGATTCACCAGCATCGACTCACCAAAGAAGGGATAAGTGTGATCACTTCTAGTCAAGAAGACCAGACTTCGTATGAAGATACTGCATGGCAAAATGGCGCATTTACCGAAGGTATTCTGCAAGCATTAGACGGCAAGGCCGACAAAGATCGAAACGGTATCCTCACTATTGAAGAACTGTATCAATACCTCCAAAAAGCCGTTCCAGATATGGTCAAACAGCGCAAAAATCAACTACAAATGCCTTTTATGACCAACACCGAATTAGGTGATTTACCGATTTATGTGATTGATTGA
- a CDS encoding RNA polymerase sigma factor RpoD/SigA codes for MRALKITSSITRRDEKSMEKYLTEISRYDVLTPDEEYKLFSKIRAGDEDALLRIVNHNLRFVVSVAKQYQHLGLWLGDLINEGNIGLIKAAGRFDETRGFKFISYAVWWIRQCIIQSINQKARKIRLPLNQKAATSKVMKQIIVFMQQEGREPSTEELAEATGFTETVVKKSLSNYKLCQSLDAPVGDESDASLGSLLEDNNILQPDHDVAVHESQKIEVEQLLKKLTPRQATIVAMYYGIGRQHPVSLTDISEHIGVSRERVRQIKDRGLERLRIHAKGFAPTFSMN; via the coding sequence ATGAGAGCATTAAAGATTACGAGTTCGATTACTCGTCGGGATGAGAAATCAATGGAAAAATACCTAACCGAAATTTCAAGATATGATGTACTAACACCAGATGAAGAATACAAATTGTTTAGCAAAATTAGAGCGGGAGACGAGGATGCTTTGTTGCGGATAGTCAATCACAATTTGCGTTTTGTTGTTTCTGTTGCCAAACAATACCAACATTTGGGCCTATGGTTGGGCGATTTGATAAACGAGGGAAATATTGGTTTGATAAAAGCAGCAGGTCGTTTTGATGAAACAAGGGGCTTCAAATTTATTTCCTACGCAGTATGGTGGATTCGACAGTGTATTATTCAATCTATCAATCAGAAAGCCCGAAAAATTCGTCTTCCTCTGAATCAAAAAGCCGCTACTAGCAAGGTGATGAAACAAATCATTGTTTTTATGCAGCAAGAAGGTAGAGAACCTTCTACCGAAGAATTGGCAGAAGCAACGGGTTTTACGGAAACAGTGGTGAAAAAAAGTTTGAGCAATTACAAACTTTGTCAATCTTTGGATGCCCCTGTTGGCGATGAAAGTGATGCTTCATTGGGTTCTTTATTGGAGGATAACAATATTCTTCAACCTGATCACGATGTAGCAGTACACGAATCTCAGAAAATAGAGGTAGAGCAATTACTTAAAAAACTAACGCCTCGACAAGCAACCATTGTTGCGATGTACTACGGCATTGGCAGACAGCACCCTGTATCACTGACCGATATTTCAGAACACATTGGAGTCAGTCGTGAACGTGTGCGGCAAATCAAGGATAGAGGCTTAGAAAGATTGAGGATTCACGCCAAAGGTTTTGCACCTACTTTTTCCATGAATTAA
- a CDS encoding HAD family phosphatase translates to MNQKTSINTIIFDLGGVLVDWNPKYLYRKIFDSETKINEFLSEICTNEWNIEHDRGRPLWEGTQLLVDQYPQYEQEIRAYYGRWVEMLGGLLDETVEILEKLKEIPEYRIYALTNWSHETFAFARVLYPFLQLFEGIVVSGEEKVIKPDARIYEILLERFEVKAEEAVFIDDSLKNVKGAEAVGIKGIHFSSPQQLKVDLEKLLEVEI, encoded by the coding sequence ATGAATCAAAAAACTTCAATAAATACCATCATTTTTGATTTGGGTGGTGTGCTTGTCGACTGGAATCCAAAATATTTGTATCGAAAAATTTTCGATTCTGAAACGAAAATAAACGAATTTTTGTCGGAAATCTGTACGAATGAGTGGAACATTGAGCATGATAGAGGGCGACCATTGTGGGAAGGCACTCAGCTATTGGTGGATCAATATCCTCAGTATGAACAAGAAATTCGGGCGTACTATGGACGTTGGGTCGAAATGTTGGGAGGTTTGTTGGACGAAACAGTAGAGATTTTGGAGAAATTGAAGGAAATACCCGAATACCGCATTTATGCACTGACCAATTGGTCGCACGAAACTTTTGCATTTGCGAGGGTCTTGTATCCTTTTTTGCAGTTGTTTGAAGGAATTGTGGTATCGGGGGAAGAAAAGGTGATTAAGCCCGATGCGAGAATTTACGAAATTTTGTTGGAGCGATTTGAAGTGAAAGCGGAAGAAGCTGTTTTTATTGACGACTCATTGAAGAATGTGAAAGGTGCAGAGGCGGTAGGGATTAAGGGAATTCACTTTTCGAGTCCGCAGCAGCTAAAAGTAGATTTGGAAAAACTCTTGGAGGTAGAAATTTGA
- the rlmF gene encoding 23S rRNA (adenine(1618)-N(6))-methyltransferase RlmF has product MSQEKNTSKSKLHPRNKHRERYNFKELIKSSPDLADYVFVNQYQNETIDFFDAEAVKTLNTALLKYYYGIEFWDIFPNYLCPPIPGRADYIHHIADLLASQNEGKVPKGKRVKVLDIGVGANCIYPMIGNKEYGWTFIGTDVDFTAIKSAKNIIQANPSLHGKIDCRWQPNPRNIFYEVLDKEERIDLVICNPPFHSSLEEAQAGTLRKLRNLSKFETSEPVSNFGGQKRELWTEGGEKKFVQDMIFQSKHFSNTCFWFSTLVSKESHLKRFYSALEKARAVEVKTIEMGQGNKKSRILAWTFFSKTEQDKWVAKKWNRK; this is encoded by the coding sequence ATGTCGCAAGAAAAAAATACCTCCAAATCCAAACTTCACCCTCGAAACAAACACCGTGAACGCTACAACTTCAAAGAGTTAATCAAAAGCTCTCCCGACTTGGCCGATTATGTGTTTGTGAACCAATACCAAAACGAAACCATTGATTTTTTTGATGCCGAAGCGGTGAAAACCTTGAATACTGCGCTTTTGAAGTATTATTATGGCATCGAGTTTTGGGATATTTTTCCAAACTATTTGTGTCCGCCCATTCCTGGCAGAGCCGATTACATTCACCACATTGCAGATTTGTTGGCGAGTCAAAACGAAGGTAAAGTTCCGAAAGGCAAAAGGGTAAAGGTATTAGACATTGGAGTGGGAGCAAATTGCATTTACCCAATGATTGGAAACAAAGAATATGGTTGGACTTTCATTGGTACGGATGTGGATTTTACGGCCATTAAATCCGCCAAAAATATCATTCAAGCCAATCCTTCTTTGCATGGAAAAATTGATTGTCGTTGGCAGCCCAATCCCAGAAATATTTTTTACGAAGTGCTGGATAAAGAAGAACGGATAGACTTGGTAATCTGCAACCCTCCTTTCCACAGTTCTTTAGAGGAAGCACAAGCTGGCACACTCCGAAAATTGAGGAACTTGTCGAAATTTGAAACATCTGAACCTGTTTCAAATTTCGGAGGTCAAAAAAGGGAGCTTTGGACAGAGGGTGGTGAGAAAAAATTTGTGCAAGACATGATTTTTCAAAGCAAACATTTCTCCAATACTTGTTTTTGGTTTTCCACTTTGGTATCAAAGGAATCTCACTTGAAACGTTTTTACAGCGCACTTGAAAAGGCGAGAGCTGTTGAAGTGAAAACGATTGAGATGGGTCAAGGAAATAAAAAAAGCCGCATTCTGGCATGGACATTTTTTTCCAAAACTGAACAGGATAAATGGGTAGCAAAGAAATGGAATAGAAAATAA